From the Solibacillus sp. FSL R5-0449 genome, one window contains:
- a CDS encoding ABC transporter substrate-binding protein — MKRTNQKWIASLALAAGLLTACGDDEQVSKGEASDDYEITVGLSQSAGGTLVDIAHQEGYFEEEHIAVNRVGFANSADGLNALQAGKIDVGLTFGTAGPLTFIANGSDFSIIGGHLEGGHPILTKKENAGQYTSLESYKGKKVGTIRIFTSDIVFRSALEDAGIDWKKDLEIVEFKTGSMLLEAVASGKVDVAVSANSFYAQAVDMGLEAVAWSNDLQEGHVCCRVVTRSELLAEEDGEAYKRFLKALIRAERKKIEDPQSAVTAAKEYMKVDEKVINTIVNDSHSNYSSDPSREKVVQMWEQMKEIGYVENVDDIDVNDYVNIDLYEKALNELIEQYPDDAYYKDQLVRFNEQNI, encoded by the coding sequence ATGAAAAGAACAAATCAGAAATGGATCGCTTCACTTGCTTTAGCAGCAGGATTGCTTACTGCATGTGGAGATGACGAACAAGTTTCGAAAGGGGAAGCCTCTGACGACTATGAAATTACGGTTGGTTTAAGTCAGTCTGCAGGCGGAACACTCGTCGATATTGCCCACCAGGAAGGCTATTTTGAAGAAGAACATATTGCGGTCAATCGTGTTGGATTTGCAAACTCGGCAGACGGTCTGAATGCACTCCAAGCAGGGAAAATCGATGTCGGATTAACTTTCGGTACAGCTGGACCGTTAACATTTATTGCAAACGGCTCGGACTTCTCGATTATCGGTGGTCATTTGGAAGGCGGACACCCGATCCTAACGAAAAAGGAAAATGCGGGGCAATATACTTCGCTTGAAAGCTATAAAGGTAAAAAAGTAGGGACAATCAGAATCTTTACATCGGATATCGTTTTCCGCTCTGCACTTGAAGATGCGGGGATCGACTGGAAAAAAGATCTGGAAATCGTTGAATTCAAAACAGGCAGTATGCTGCTTGAAGCGGTAGCGTCAGGAAAAGTGGACGTTGCAGTATCGGCAAACTCATTCTACGCACAGGCGGTTGATATGGGTCTTGAAGCAGTTGCATGGAGCAATGATCTACAGGAAGGGCATGTATGCTGCCGTGTCGTAACACGTTCGGAATTATTGGCGGAAGAAGATGGTGAAGCGTATAAACGTTTTTTAAAGGCACTTATTCGCGCAGAACGTAAAAAGATTGAGGATCCGCAATCAGCTGTAACAGCTGCGAAAGAATATATGAAAGTCGATGAAAAAGTAATTAATACAATCGTAAACGACAGCCACTCGAATTATTCTTCTGATCCAAGCAGAGAGAAAGTAGTTCAAATGTGGGAGCAGATGAAAGAAATCGGCTATGTTGAAAATGTGGATGATATTGATGTAAACGACTATGTAAATATCGATCTATACGAAAAAGCATTAAACGAATTAATTGAACAATATCCGGATGATGCTTATTACAAAGATCAGCTCGTTCGTTTTAATGAACAAAACATTTAA
- a CDS encoding ABC transporter ATP-binding protein, with product MVQLLERPVLQQNPLSTKHSNEIKTKIKVQNIDFSYDATTKILNNIQLEVQEGEFLVFMGPSGCGKSTLLRMMAGLEPFSNGDIEINGKSVKETHPDCGVVFQDYSLFPWLTAQANVMLALKQRNKKMPKKELAHIAEQYLTLVHLGHAVKKYPGQMSGGMKQRAAIARALSYGSDLLLMDEPFGALDPVTRIQLQDLLVQISAEQKRTVVFVTHDVDEAIYLADRIVIFAPGKNGAVTKSIHVPIEKKGTDRQKLFENKEFRAFRESLLNEMNEQIVNSLKTEITDGAGI from the coding sequence ATGGTTCAGTTATTGGAACGTCCAGTGCTACAACAAAACCCTCTATCAACGAAACATAGCAACGAGATAAAAACGAAAATTAAAGTGCAGAATATCGATTTCAGTTATGATGCGACGACAAAAATACTAAACAATATTCAGCTGGAGGTGCAAGAGGGCGAGTTTCTCGTATTCATGGGGCCATCCGGATGCGGGAAAAGTACATTACTTCGAATGATGGCAGGGCTTGAACCATTTTCAAATGGCGATATCGAAATAAACGGCAAATCCGTTAAGGAAACGCATCCGGATTGCGGTGTTGTTTTCCAGGACTATTCCTTATTTCCATGGCTGACGGCACAGGCGAATGTCATGCTTGCATTAAAACAACGGAATAAGAAAATGCCGAAAAAAGAACTGGCACATATTGCAGAGCAGTATTTGACACTTGTTCACTTAGGGCATGCGGTAAAAAAATATCCAGGGCAAATGTCCGGTGGTATGAAACAGCGTGCAGCCATTGCGCGGGCATTAAGCTACGGTTCGGACTTACTACTGATGGATGAACCATTTGGCGCTTTGGATCCTGTTACACGTATTCAATTGCAGGATCTGCTTGTTCAAATCAGTGCCGAGCAAAAACGTACCGTTGTTTTTGTGACACATGATGTTGACGAAGCCATTTATTTGGCGGACCGGATTGTCATCTTTGCTCCGGGGAAAAACGGTGCGGTAACGAAAAGCATCCACGTACCGATTGAGAAAAAAGGAACGGATCGTCAGAAGTTATTTGAAAACAAGGAGTTCCGTGCATTTCGTGAATCCCTTTTAAACGAGATGAACGAACAGATCGTCAATAGTTTAAAAACGGAAATAACAGACGGCGCAGGAATATAG
- a CDS encoding acyl-CoA dehydrogenase family protein — translation MGAVAHIDEIAEKLAEQFEQTAVERDKVGGNAKFERDLIRESGLLKLLIPTEYGGLGGNWQDVFQVVRTIARADSSLAHVIGYHFINLVTPHLCGSQEQKEFYYRETAKHNYFWGNAFNPVAIQLKAEKTTTGYVLNGVKTFCSGSVDSDVLLVSAIVEGQDEPLLVVIPSNRIGVDIKGDWDNMGQRQTDSGTIIFSEVEVHEEEVLQQGFYASEFSQLRLNIATFILNHVYLGISEGALQSALTYTREQTRPRAITQTSAIEDPIIQHHYGQFYVQVEAANLVVKKADQLLQKLWDEPEKITPKHRSNLDDALQTAKIFTTQVGLDITSKIFEVMGSRATAGRYGFDRYWRNLRTMTLHVPVDTSIQSLGRKFLLGE, via the coding sequence ATGGGAGCAGTTGCACATATTGACGAAATCGCGGAAAAGCTTGCGGAACAGTTTGAACAAACAGCCGTAGAAAGAGATAAAGTTGGTGGCAATGCTAAGTTTGAACGGGATTTAATTCGTGAAAGCGGCCTTTTGAAACTTTTAATTCCGACTGAATACGGTGGTTTAGGTGGGAATTGGCAAGATGTGTTTCAAGTCGTTCGAACAATCGCACGAGCTGATAGTTCACTGGCACATGTAATAGGCTATCACTTTATCAATCTTGTTACACCGCATTTATGCGGTTCCCAAGAGCAAAAGGAATTTTATTACCGCGAAACTGCAAAACATAATTATTTTTGGGGAAATGCATTTAACCCGGTAGCTATTCAATTGAAGGCTGAAAAAACAACAACAGGTTATGTGCTGAACGGGGTAAAAACGTTCTGCTCAGGCAGTGTCGATTCAGATGTATTATTAGTATCAGCAATTGTAGAAGGACAGGATGAGCCATTGTTGGTCGTTATTCCTAGTAATCGGATAGGTGTAGATATAAAAGGCGATTGGGATAATATGGGCCAACGTCAAACAGATAGTGGAACGATTATTTTCAGCGAAGTTGAAGTACACGAAGAAGAAGTGTTGCAGCAAGGATTTTATGCAAGTGAGTTTTCTCAACTGCGTCTGAATATCGCGACATTTATTTTAAACCATGTCTATTTAGGAATTTCAGAAGGTGCCCTTCAATCAGCGCTTACATATACGAGAGAACAAACAAGACCGCGTGCTATTACACAAACTTCGGCGATTGAAGATCCGATCATCCAGCATCATTACGGCCAGTTTTACGTACAGGTTGAAGCAGCGAATCTGGTTGTTAAAAAAGCGGATCAACTATTACAGAAACTATGGGATGAACCCGAAAAGATTACCCCTAAGCATCGCAGTAATCTGGATGATGCATTACAAACAGCTAAAATCTTTACAACACAAGTAGGGCTTGATATTACTTCAAAAATTTTCGAAGTGATGGGCAGCCGCGCTACTGCAGGACGATATGGGTTTGACCGCTATTGGCGTAACTTGCGGACGATGACATTGCATGTTCCGGTTGATACGTCGATTCAATCATTAGGTAGAAAATTTCTGTTAGGAGAGTGA
- a CDS encoding SLAP domain-containing protein, whose translation MQKLQFEAAWDKTISTQDRLIIEQAFQKTKEQDQLISCDVIRKAINHKKQILITTLIHNRTDRHLTFNNRKVSIITETSRIARNFTIDALKIPPYCSMPWTFIFDESNDFLFTEIKQLVIEI comes from the coding sequence ATGCAAAAACTGCAATTTGAAGCAGCATGGGATAAAACGATTTCAACACAAGACCGATTAATAATCGAACAAGCTTTTCAGAAAACGAAAGAACAAGATCAGCTCATTTCCTGTGATGTAATTCGTAAGGCCATTAATCATAAAAAACAGATCCTCATTACTACACTTATTCATAATCGGACAGATCGACATCTTACTTTTAATAATAGGAAGGTCAGTATTATAACAGAAACGAGTCGAATTGCTCGAAATTTTACAATTGATGCACTCAAAATTCCTCCTTATTGTTCAATGCCGTGGACTTTTATTTTCGACGAAAGTAATGATTTTCTATTCACAGAAATAAAACAGTTGGTTATTGAAATATAA
- a CDS encoding SET domain-containing protein: protein MIEVKNSPISDGEYNRGIFAINAIPKGTLFHQAPVLSYPNEQHEHIEKTNLADYAFEFGIGRSAILLGYGMLFNHSYEPNATYEINFDNETFDFFAYKDIEAGEEIFINYNGDVDDNDPLWFNNEEE from the coding sequence ATGATCGAAGTAAAGAATTCTCCGATAAGTGACGGGGAATACAATCGCGGTATTTTTGCGATTAATGCAATTCCTAAAGGAACGTTATTCCACCAAGCACCGGTACTAAGCTATCCAAACGAGCAACATGAACATATTGAAAAAACAAATCTTGCGGATTATGCGTTTGAGTTTGGTATTGGACGCTCAGCAATCCTATTAGGCTACGGGATGCTATTTAACCATTCATATGAGCCGAATGCCACATATGAAATTAATTTCGACAACGAAACATTCGATTTCTTTGCTTATAAAGATATTGAAGCCGGCGAAGAAATTTTTATTAATTATAATGGGGATGTTGATGACAACGACCCACTATGGTTCAACAACGAAGAAGAATAA
- a CDS encoding alpha/beta fold hydrolase, translated as MQHFVEDIYLKGNTQAVLLLHSFTSNAKEMNYLAKMLHSKGYTSYAPNLAGHGASPEQLFASSMEQIWEHSRKAVQFLIDENYEAITVIGQSLGGVLGIRLANEFPEVKALCIISSPVIERPVEGLEQRVVYYSKRYLQNKGSSEQELQAFLNEHFPRPADKMIALQQFIVNTGKQLHLLKQPLFLAKGMLDEPVFHQSIDIIENSATSKVITKKQYDNSGHLITLGKERQLLTQDIIDFLVEIEKGTVQF; from the coding sequence ATGCAGCATTTTGTAGAGGATATTTATTTAAAAGGAAATACACAAGCCGTTCTGCTTTTACATAGTTTTACGAGCAATGCGAAAGAGATGAACTATTTGGCAAAAATGCTTCATAGCAAAGGGTATACAAGCTATGCACCTAATTTGGCAGGGCACGGAGCATCACCGGAACAATTATTTGCAAGTTCTATGGAACAAATATGGGAACATAGCAGAAAGGCTGTTCAATTTTTAATCGATGAAAATTATGAAGCGATTACTGTCATTGGCCAGTCGTTAGGTGGTGTACTAGGAATAAGGCTGGCAAATGAATTTCCTGAAGTGAAGGCTTTATGTATTATATCTTCGCCAGTAATAGAGCGGCCCGTGGAAGGATTGGAACAACGTGTCGTCTATTATTCCAAAAGGTATTTACAAAATAAAGGGAGCTCTGAACAGGAACTGCAAGCGTTTTTGAATGAGCACTTTCCAAGACCTGCCGATAAAATGATTGCGCTGCAGCAGTTTATCGTTAATACGGGCAAACAGCTTCATTTACTGAAACAGCCGCTTTTCCTGGCAAAAGGTATGCTGGACGAACCGGTTTTTCATCAAAGTATAGATATAATTGAAAATAGTGCAACAAGCAAGGTCATTACAAAAAAACAATACGACAATAGTGGCCACCTAATTACATTAGGAAAAGAACGCCAATTGCTGACGCAAGATATTATTGATTTTCTCGTTGAAATAGAAAAAGGAACTGTCCAATTTTAG
- a CDS encoding copper resistance protein CopC yields MRSILLSILAALFLAVPNAAAHTYLDTTTPEDGAVVTEPLQAIELTYAGKIEVGSTFNVISSNGEKIETVSMDLVDGVLVGSFASPLPNDDYTVEWNSISEDGHPLSGQFSFTVDAPVAEEPVDEEVTEVDEEQAEVNETADNDTAETTVAAEEETSNNTLLYIVGALLLLIIIVSVFTIARRKNIK; encoded by the coding sequence ATGAGATCAATATTATTATCGATTCTTGCTGCACTATTTTTAGCTGTACCGAACGCAGCAGCACATACGTATTTAGACACGACTACCCCCGAGGACGGTGCAGTTGTAACTGAACCGTTACAGGCAATCGAACTTACATACGCCGGAAAAATTGAAGTAGGCAGTACATTTAACGTCATTTCAAGTAACGGTGAAAAAATAGAAACCGTTTCGATGGATTTAGTTGATGGTGTATTAGTGGGTAGTTTCGCTTCTCCATTACCAAATGATGATTATACTGTTGAATGGAATAGTATTAGTGAGGACGGTCACCCATTATCAGGTCAATTCTCCTTTACGGTTGATGCACCTGTAGCAGAAGAACCGGTAGATGAAGAAGTTACAGAAGTTGACGAAGAGCAAGCGGAAGTAAACGAAACGGCAGATAATGATACTGCAGAAACAACTGTGGCAGCTGAAGAGGAAACTTCAAATAATACATTACTGTATATCGTTGGAGCCCTTTTACTTCTTATTATAATCGTAAGTGTTTTCACTATTGCTAGACGGAAAAATATAAAATGA
- a CDS encoding CopD family protein: protein MMALTIFSQFLLYVSLALLMGSLLLYCIPETVRPKIDIPAKWIIVSAVILPFVTFVPNIQLLTILTPQFGFIESVGMLLMKFKVGHSWLAIAGFTIILLIVLRQFLKKPSKLIAIMVIFILIAMMAAIGYISHAGSMTGIVGSVLDFVHLLAVSIWLGILIMMSFFSKDAQNWEAFLKWFSPVALVAFTAVALTGVLMTDTIVPGYVTSWSSNYGQFLFIKHVLLVPLTVIILANSLLIKLKMNKPLFEPRTWVRIETILLVLILFITALYSEQQPPSFYVLEISPFFELFYRSSIEAGMRGYFQMTGIGLGFFLMTALFIGLVIVSYIKQLPVVVSAAMTFAITLCFYMGFMSIVFFK from the coding sequence ATGATGGCATTGACAATTTTTAGTCAATTTTTACTCTATGTAAGTTTAGCTCTTCTAATGGGATCATTACTCTTATACTGTATCCCTGAAACAGTTCGTCCGAAAATTGATATTCCTGCAAAGTGGATCATTGTAAGTGCAGTCATTCTGCCTTTTGTCACTTTTGTACCGAATATTCAGTTGCTGACAATTTTGACTCCGCAGTTCGGTTTCATTGAATCAGTAGGCATGTTGCTTATGAAATTTAAAGTTGGCCATTCATGGCTCGCTATCGCAGGTTTCACTATTATTTTGCTTATAGTGCTTCGCCAGTTTCTAAAGAAACCGTCTAAGCTTATAGCGATCATGGTGATTTTTATTTTAATCGCTATGATGGCAGCAATAGGTTATATAAGTCATGCAGGTTCGATGACAGGGATTGTCGGATCGGTACTGGATTTTGTCCATCTTCTAGCTGTCAGTATATGGCTTGGCATTTTAATCATGATGAGCTTCTTCTCAAAAGATGCGCAAAATTGGGAAGCCTTTTTAAAATGGTTCTCCCCTGTTGCACTTGTAGCTTTTACAGCTGTTGCTTTAACAGGTGTCCTTATGACTGACACAATCGTGCCGGGCTATGTGACAAGCTGGTCGAGCAATTACGGACAGTTTCTATTTATTAAGCATGTTCTGCTAGTACCTTTGACAGTTATTATTTTAGCTAACAGTCTGCTTATAAAACTGAAAATGAACAAGCCATTATTTGAACCGCGTACATGGGTAAGGATTGAAACGATTTTGCTCGTATTGATTTTGTTCATTACCGCGCTATATAGTGAACAACAGCCACCCAGCTTTTATGTTCTGGAAATTTCACCGTTTTTTGAACTATTTTACCGGAGCTCGATTGAAGCAGGCATGCGCGGATATTTCCAAATGACAGGTATCGGGTTAGGGTTTTTCCTCATGACTGCATTGTTTATTGGGCTTGTCATTGTAAGCTATATTAAACAGCTACCGGTCGTTGTATCGGCTGCCATGACTTTTGCGATTACATTATGTTTTTACATGGGCTTTATGTCGATTGTATTTTTTAAATAA
- a CDS encoding TspO/MBR family protein — translation MGLYITMWIAMIAVIVVNVLSNTLPINGQTAADISDRLEVLFTPAGYVFSIWSLIYVLLVIWLITIYRKVKDNRFNGKVGILFIISCIFNIAWLFSWHYEQFILSIIVMFFLLFTLIAIYKQYKNNETGFSERFPFSFYLAWLSVATIANVSYVLKYNGVDLGISEVVGSLVLVGVAVILGYLAVAISKDIFFTLVIVWALVGIAVKTDDATMQYGTIVLTIILIIVALIHYMRMKTKRLV, via the coding sequence ATGGGTTTGTATATTACTATGTGGATAGCCATGATCGCGGTAATAGTGGTGAATGTGCTATCAAATACACTGCCGATAAACGGTCAAACGGCAGCAGATATTTCGGATCGATTAGAAGTATTATTTACGCCGGCAGGTTATGTATTTTCAATTTGGTCATTAATTTATGTATTGCTTGTCATATGGCTGATTACGATATACCGCAAAGTGAAAGACAATCGTTTTAACGGAAAAGTAGGGATTTTATTTATCATTAGCTGCATATTTAATATTGCTTGGCTGTTCAGCTGGCATTATGAACAGTTTATCCTGTCCATTATCGTAATGTTCTTTTTATTATTTACACTCATTGCGATTTATAAGCAGTATAAAAACAATGAAACCGGTTTTTCAGAACGCTTTCCGTTTTCGTTCTACTTAGCATGGTTATCCGTAGCGACAATTGCGAATGTGAGCTATGTGTTAAAATACAATGGGGTTGATTTAGGAATCTCTGAAGTGGTCGGATCACTCGTACTTGTCGGTGTTGCAGTTATTTTAGGGTATTTGGCTGTTGCCATCTCAAAGGATATCTTCTTTACCCTCGTTATCGTTTGGGCGCTGGTCGGTATCGCTGTCAAAACAGATGATGCGACAATGCAGTACGGAACAATCGTATTAACAATCATATTAATCATTGTGGCACTCATCCACTATATGCGCATGAAAACGAAAAGGCTAGTGTAA
- a CDS encoding LysE family translocator: MENVVFFIIACILLIILPGPDTAIVTKNTIVNGQKGGFQTMVGSCAGLTVHTIAAVAGLSAIIVKSAVAFTVLKYVGAAYLCYLGIKTLISLRAKKTEAEEMTDIPEIEAKGNSYFKQGLVTNITNPKVAVFFLTFLPQFLSKGAEPFWPFLTMGIIYIVLTFVWFALYVFLLNKIREFMKKPATQSVIESLTGAVLIGFGIKLALEKQS, from the coding sequence ATGGAGAATGTAGTGTTCTTTATTATTGCGTGTATACTACTGATCATACTGCCAGGTCCGGATACAGCGATCGTTACGAAAAATACGATTGTTAACGGACAAAAGGGAGGGTTTCAAACGATGGTCGGCTCTTGTGCAGGGTTAACCGTCCATACAATCGCAGCGGTTGCAGGGCTGTCGGCAATTATCGTGAAATCAGCCGTGGCATTTACAGTGCTGAAATATGTCGGAGCAGCGTATTTATGCTATTTGGGTATCAAAACATTGATTAGCCTGCGTGCTAAAAAAACAGAGGCAGAGGAAATGACGGATATTCCGGAAATTGAAGCAAAAGGCAATTCCTATTTTAAGCAGGGCCTTGTCACAAATATTACGAATCCTAAAGTAGCGGTATTTTTCCTTACATTTTTACCGCAGTTCCTATCAAAAGGGGCAGAGCCGTTTTGGCCATTTTTAACGATGGGAATCATCTATATTGTTTTAACTTTTGTCTGGTTTGCACTCTATGTATTTTTATTGAACAAAATCCGTGAATTCATGAAAAAACCTGCTACACAATCGGTAATCGAATCATTGACCGGAGCTGTTCTTATCGGTTTTGGCATTAAACTAGCATTGGAAAAACAATCCTAA
- a CDS encoding DUF2812 domain-containing protein, which produces MAEIVRRLRPGQYWRIKEHESWFSDMSEQGLHFYEIGTHFAKFKKGDRKRMDYRLELAKSKYISSEKIRLFEESGWDYIASDRHFHVFAAPTDRKINEPPIDREEQITVANALFKKTLISFIFILLAVIALFWLIGSIWFTGNTPTLTLIEGHIFTTMVLSLLNLYYLISMAMGLLGIARIRRNMNEENYDNHHKPWEIFYRNNIIVNVMTMGISLFAIFIPFYQLLQMDTLTLPEEDSSLPFVRLATIETAPNLERDVFMIDEVDWGNNYSENWSIVAPIQFSMRENFIEKKGQRSDPNNSYEPSISSEVYRLNFKSLVAPLVDDLITKHSFVNEAESFMEGEHKEFDRLLIRQSDYNKEFIFVKDQSVMYIGYSGEVGADVIIENAAEKIVLLTEY; this is translated from the coding sequence ATGGCAGAAATCGTACGCAGATTAAGACCGGGCCAATATTGGCGCATCAAGGAACATGAAAGCTGGTTTTCAGATATGTCTGAGCAAGGTCTTCATTTTTATGAGATTGGCACACATTTTGCGAAATTTAAAAAAGGTGATCGTAAACGAATGGATTACCGGCTGGAACTCGCAAAAAGCAAATATATATCAAGTGAAAAAATCCGGTTATTTGAAGAAAGCGGCTGGGACTATATTGCGAGTGACCGCCATTTTCACGTATTCGCTGCACCGACAGATCGTAAAATAAATGAACCCCCAATAGATCGGGAAGAGCAAATAACTGTAGCAAATGCCCTTTTCAAGAAAACATTGATAAGTTTCATCTTTATTTTATTGGCTGTGATAGCCCTTTTTTGGCTAATTGGCAGTATTTGGTTCACAGGAAATACACCAACATTGACATTAATTGAAGGTCATATATTTACAACAATGGTCCTCTCATTGTTGAACCTCTATTACTTGATTTCCATGGCAATGGGACTTCTAGGTATTGCACGCATACGACGCAATATGAATGAAGAAAATTATGATAATCATCATAAACCATGGGAGATTTTTTATCGCAATAACATAATAGTTAATGTAATGACTATGGGAATATCTTTATTTGCGATTTTCATTCCGTTTTATCAGTTACTTCAGATGGATACACTTACATTACCGGAAGAAGATTCATCGCTACCGTTTGTAAGATTAGCGACAATTGAAACTGCGCCAAACCTTGAACGGGATGTTTTTATGATAGATGAAGTAGATTGGGGAAATAATTACTCGGAAAACTGGAGTATAGTCGCTCCTATACAATTTAGTATGAGGGAAAATTTCATTGAAAAGAAAGGGCAAAGGTCTGACCCAAACAACAGTTATGAACCAAGTATCTCTTCGGAGGTTTACCGTTTAAACTTTAAATCCCTTGTTGCACCATTGGTTGATGACCTTATCACAAAGCATAGTTTTGTAAATGAAGCAGAATCATTTATGGAAGGAGAGCATAAGGAATTCGACCGGTTACTTATACGCCAAAGCGACTATAATAAAGAATTTATCTTCGTTAAAGACCAGTCTGTCATGTATATTGGTTACTCAGGTGAGGTAGGGGCGGATGTTATTATAGAAAATGCCGCTGAGAAAATTGTTTTGCTTACGGAATACTAA
- a CDS encoding DUF2812 domain-containing protein — MGKVVRKIRPTNYWQIGEHESWFSDMSLQGLHLHKMGTNLAHFKKGEPKRIEYRIEVTGKKLITYEQIDLYEENGWEYVTSYQWFHVFSSPTEKKAPEIHTDPAEQAFTLQRLYKKLVFNLVWVSLGVALILGMLLAMWFLDGTPVLRLVEGYVVQQSTITILYIYYVINAVKAMLAIKELKKSLNEGKAINHHAPWKKSLRKNGILSVVFIGIILVCGLIMPFYQLKKMDTFTLPKNDENLPFVRLADIEQNPQLNRDEYYTDEFGWANRYTTNWSIFAPVQFETDEMWLEESGTYSPSVSSEIYNLTFQAFAKPLLSDLMEWHTYGDERESFIERKHPVFDHLVTREDEEWKQLVASKGKVVMYIRYYGYADLDVVVENAAQKIVLLAER; from the coding sequence ATGGGTAAAGTAGTGCGTAAAATCAGACCAACCAACTACTGGCAAATCGGAGAACACGAAAGCTGGTTTTCGGATATGTCGTTACAAGGACTCCATCTTCATAAAATGGGAACCAATTTAGCTCATTTTAAAAAAGGTGAACCGAAGCGAATCGAATACCGCATTGAAGTGACAGGTAAAAAGTTAATTACATATGAGCAAATAGATCTGTACGAGGAAAACGGCTGGGAGTATGTTACAAGCTATCAGTGGTTTCATGTTTTCTCTTCGCCAACTGAAAAAAAAGCACCTGAAATTCATACAGATCCAGCTGAGCAGGCATTTACTTTACAGCGGCTTTATAAAAAACTCGTATTTAATTTAGTATGGGTTTCTCTGGGAGTAGCCTTGATTTTAGGTATGCTTTTGGCGATGTGGTTTTTGGATGGAACGCCTGTTTTACGGTTGGTTGAAGGATATGTCGTTCAGCAAAGTACCATCACGATCCTTTATATTTACTATGTTATTAATGCGGTAAAAGCAATGCTGGCGATTAAAGAATTGAAAAAAAGTTTAAATGAAGGCAAAGCCATCAATCATCACGCTCCATGGAAAAAGAGTTTGCGGAAAAATGGTATATTGTCGGTTGTCTTTATAGGGATTATTCTTGTATGCGGCTTAATTATGCCATTTTATCAACTGAAAAAAATGGATACCTTTACACTTCCAAAGAATGACGAAAACTTGCCGTTTGTCCGTTTAGCGGATATCGAACAAAATCCACAGCTGAACAGGGATGAATATTATACAGATGAATTCGGTTGGGCAAACCGTTATACAACAAATTGGAGTATCTTTGCACCCGTACAGTTCGAGACGGACGAAATGTGGTTGGAAGAAAGCGGAACCTATTCACCGAGCGTTTCTTCTGAAATATACAATTTAACATTTCAGGCATTCGCTAAACCGTTGCTGTCTGACTTGATGGAGTGGCATACGTATGGGGATGAGAGGGAAAGTTTCATCGAAAGGAAACACCCTGTCTTTGATCATCTTGTTACGCGCGAGGATGAAGAATGGAAGCAATTAGTTGCTTCTAAAGGTAAGGTGGTAATGTATATACGTTATTACGGATATGCAGATCTGGATGTAGTAGTGGAAAATGCAGCTCAGAAAATAGTGCTGCTTGCGGAAAGATAG
- a CDS encoding PadR family transcriptional regulator, whose translation MSYNGGPMTEAMYYVLLALMRPNHGYQLMQSITEVSKGRLKMGPGTLYGVLSRMQKDGLIVLSKDDGRRKIYEITEDGEHALRNEYARLKSLISDSSVLEEGNDG comes from the coding sequence ATGTCTTATAATGGCGGACCGATGACGGAAGCAATGTATTATGTCCTGTTGGCATTAATGCGTCCTAATCATGGTTATCAGCTAATGCAATCCATTACAGAAGTATCAAAAGGCCGTTTGAAAATGGGGCCCGGCACATTATATGGTGTCCTATCAAGAATGCAAAAAGACGGTCTCATTGTTTTGTCAAAAGATGATGGCCGCAGAAAAATATATGAAATAACGGAAGATGGTGAGCATGCATTAAGAAACGAATATGCACGTCTGAAATCTCTAATTTCCGACAGCAGTGTATTAGAGGAGGGAAACGATGGGTAA